In one Echinicola marina genomic region, the following are encoded:
- a CDS encoding metallophosphoesterase family protein — MIKVALISDSHSYIDGKTIEHLEDVDEIWHAGDIGEENVIDSLPKGKTLRVVFGNIDDQAAREKYPEELVFEQGGAKVLMLHIGGKPPRYAKGVKKRIKEVKPNIFVCGHSHICKVEFDAELGCLYMNPGAIGNHGFHQVKTLLKFELEEGKPKNLRVVELGKRGSLK; from the coding sequence ATGATAAAAGTAGCATTGATTTCTGATTCGCATAGTTATATAGATGGAAAAACCATTGAACATTTGGAAGATGTGGATGAAATCTGGCACGCGGGGGATATTGGCGAGGAAAATGTAATAGATTCCCTTCCCAAGGGAAAAACGCTGAGGGTGGTTTTTGGAAATATAGATGATCAAGCTGCAAGGGAAAAGTATCCTGAGGAACTGGTTTTTGAACAGGGAGGAGCCAAAGTGCTGATGTTACATATAGGAGGGAAGCCACCTAGGTATGCCAAAGGAGTAAAGAAAAGAATCAAAGAAGTTAAGCCCAATATTTTTGTTTGTGGCCACTCCCATATTTGTAAAGTAGAATTTGACGCGGAGTTAGGATGTCTTTATATGAATCCCGGCGCGATCGGAAACCATGGCTTTCATCAGGTGAAAACACTTTTGAAATTTGAATTGGAAGAGGGCAAACCAAAAAATCTTCGCGTCGTTGAATTAGGGAAGAGAGGAAGTCTGAAATGA
- a CDS encoding pyruvate dehydrogenase complex E1 component subunit beta produces MRIIQFREALREAMSEEMRRDKNVFLMGEEVAEYNGAYKVTQGMLDEFGPERVYDTPIAELGFAGLGVGAGMNGLRPIIEFMTFNFSLVAIDQIINSAAKMYAMSGGQYNVPVVFRGPTGNAGQLGATHSSNFENWFANTPGLKVVVPSNPYDAKGLLKSAIRDDDPVIFMESELMYSDKGEVPEGEYLLPIGVADIKRKGTDVTIVSFGKIMKVALEAAEELAKDGIEAEVIDLRTVRPIDYATVYESVKKTNRCVVVEEANPISSLATDIAFNVQKNMFDHLDAPVLRVNSMDIPLSYAPTYIEATLPNVKRTIDAVKQVTYAK; encoded by the coding sequence ATGAGAATTATACAATTTAGAGAAGCATTAAGAGAGGCCATGAGCGAGGAAATGAGACGCGATAAAAACGTGTTTCTCATGGGAGAAGAAGTGGCTGAATACAACGGAGCCTATAAGGTGACCCAAGGTATGTTGGATGAATTCGGACCTGAGAGAGTATACGATACTCCTATCGCAGAACTTGGCTTTGCTGGTTTGGGCGTTGGGGCCGGAATGAACGGTCTAAGACCTATAATAGAATTCATGACCTTCAATTTTTCTTTGGTGGCTATTGATCAGATCATCAACTCAGCAGCGAAGATGTATGCCATGTCCGGTGGCCAGTACAATGTCCCTGTAGTCTTCAGAGGACCTACTGGAAATGCTGGTCAACTTGGTGCCACCCACTCTTCTAACTTCGAAAATTGGTTTGCAAACACTCCTGGTCTAAAGGTAGTTGTCCCTAGCAACCCTTATGATGCCAAAGGCTTATTGAAGTCCGCTATCAGAGACGACGATCCAGTTATTTTTATGGAATCTGAATTGATGTATTCAGACAAAGGAGAAGTACCTGAAGGAGAATATTTACTTCCTATCGGAGTAGCCGATATCAAAAGAAAAGGGACAGATGTAACCATTGTTTCTTTTGGTAAAATCATGAAAGTAGCTTTGGAAGCAGCTGAAGAATTGGCAAAAGATGGAATTGAAGCAGAAGTAATCGACCTAAGAACTGTTAGGCCTATTGACTACGCCACTGTTTACGAATCTGTTAAGAAAACCAATAGATGTGTGGTAGTGGAAGAAGCCAACCCAATTTCTTCTTTAGCAACTGATATTGCATTTAATGTTCAGAAAAACATGTTCGATCATTTGGATGCTCCAGTATTAAGGGTGAATTCCATGGATATCCCATTGAGTTATGCACCTACTTATATAGAAGCTACTTTGCCTAATGTAAAAAGAACCATTGACGCTGTTAAGCAAGTTACTTACGCTAAGTAA
- a CDS encoding NAD-dependent succinate-semialdehyde dehydrogenase yields MKSINPYTGELLKDVEEHSEEDIDIIINKGEAAFQGWKKRSIAERSSLMNKAAEILRKNKEKYAEIISLEMGKVISESRAEVEKCAWVCEYYAEKSAGFLKDEPIYLPDRKKAKVVYDPMGIILAVMPWNFPFWQVFRFAAPNLTAGNTGLLKHASNVPQCALAIEEVFTKAGFPKGVFQTLIIGSKEVEKVINHSKVKAVTLTGSEKAGQIISAQAGKQIKKTVLELGGSDPFIVLKDADIEVAAETAAKSRMINFGQSCIAAKRFIIEAPVYDQFIKAFKTHIQNYQSGDPLDEKTGYACMARPDLAEELYQQVKSSIDQGAKVILEGSRPDKGKANFKPYILGDLSPDMPAYSEELFGPVAAVFKVKDEKEAIAMANDSDFGLGSALWTSDAAKADRLAREIESGAVFINSMVASNPHLPFGGIKNSGYGRELAENGIKEFVNIKTVFIG; encoded by the coding sequence ATGAAATCCATTAATCCCTATACTGGCGAGTTACTAAAAGATGTAGAAGAGCATTCCGAAGAGGATATTGATATAATCATTAATAAAGGTGAAGCCGCTTTCCAAGGCTGGAAAAAAAGGTCAATAGCTGAAAGAAGTTCTCTGATGAATAAGGCTGCTGAAATCCTTAGAAAAAACAAGGAAAAATATGCTGAAATCATTTCCTTGGAAATGGGAAAGGTGATTTCGGAATCCCGTGCAGAAGTAGAAAAATGTGCTTGGGTATGTGAATATTATGCCGAAAAATCAGCGGGTTTTTTAAAAGACGAGCCCATTTACCTTCCCGATAGAAAAAAAGCCAAAGTAGTTTATGACCCCATGGGAATTATTTTGGCGGTAATGCCCTGGAATTTTCCTTTTTGGCAGGTTTTCAGATTTGCTGCTCCCAACTTAACCGCAGGAAATACAGGTTTACTAAAACATGCTTCCAACGTTCCACAATGCGCCTTAGCCATTGAAGAAGTATTTACTAAAGCAGGATTCCCAAAAGGTGTTTTTCAAACTTTAATCATAGGATCCAAAGAAGTAGAAAAAGTCATTAACCATTCTAAAGTAAAAGCTGTGACGCTAACAGGTAGCGAAAAGGCGGGCCAAATTATCTCTGCCCAGGCAGGAAAACAAATCAAAAAAACAGTTTTAGAACTGGGCGGCAGTGATCCTTTTATCGTCCTCAAAGATGCAGACATTGAAGTTGCAGCAGAAACTGCGGCAAAAAGTCGCATGATCAATTTTGGTCAAAGCTGCATTGCAGCCAAACGCTTTATTATCGAGGCACCAGTATATGATCAATTCATCAAAGCTTTTAAAACACATATTCAAAATTACCAAAGCGGCGATCCACTGGATGAAAAGACAGGGTACGCCTGCATGGCCAGACCAGATCTAGCAGAGGAACTTTACCAACAGGTGAAATCCTCCATCGACCAAGGTGCCAAAGTAATTCTTGAAGGTAGTCGTCCGGATAAAGGAAAGGCGAATTTCAAACCTTATATATTAGGTGACCTGAGTCCTGACATGCCAGCCTATAGTGAAGAATTATTTGGTCCAGTCGCCGCTGTTTTTAAAGTCAAAGATGAAAAAGAAGCCATCGCCATGGCCAATGATTCCGATTTTGGATTGGGTTCAGCTCTGTGGACCAGTGATGCAGCAAAAGCAGATAGACTGGCCAGGGAAATCGAATCAGGTGCTGTTTTCATTAACTCCATGGTTGCTTCCAACCCTCACCTTCCCTTTGGAGGCATAAAAAATTCAGGCTATGGAAGAGAATTAGCTGAAAATGGCATTAAGGAATTCGTGAATATCAAAACCGTTTTTATTGGCTAA